Proteins encoded in a region of the Burkholderia ubonensis subsp. mesacidophila genome:
- a CDS encoding DUF2975 domain-containing protein: protein MPADRIARVSQRMAAVTLCFIVAMMLLNAACWVAPSLNATPSGAGFSFGLTDSLIAGLGVDVAAFPWWQKAGGIVLSSVPLVALASGLRHLRRLFRTYAGGDYFSGDAARHLGKMGRAVGLWVLLSIVCEPLLSMWATMREPAGRHVVTISIGMPYVVALFTAACILVIAHILRQASVLDAEHRQFV, encoded by the coding sequence ATGCCAGCCGATCGCATTGCCCGTGTCAGCCAGCGGATGGCTGCCGTCACGCTCTGCTTCATCGTCGCGATGATGTTGCTCAACGCCGCATGCTGGGTCGCGCCATCGCTGAACGCGACGCCGTCCGGCGCGGGCTTCAGCTTTGGCTTGACCGATTCGCTGATCGCCGGGCTTGGCGTCGACGTCGCCGCGTTTCCTTGGTGGCAGAAGGCCGGCGGCATCGTGCTGTCGAGCGTGCCGCTCGTCGCGCTGGCGAGCGGCTTGCGGCACCTGCGCCGGCTGTTTCGCACCTACGCGGGCGGCGACTATTTCTCGGGGGATGCTGCCCGGCATCTCGGCAAGATGGGGCGCGCGGTCGGCCTCTGGGTCCTGCTGAGCATCGTGTGCGAGCCGCTCCTGAGCATGTGGGCGACGATGCGCGAGCCGGCCGGACGCCATGTCGTCACGATCAGCATCGGCATGCCGTATGTCGTCGCGCTGTTTACCGCGGCCTGCATCCTCGTGATCGCGCACATCCTGCGGCAGGCGAGCGTGCTCGACGCCGAGCACCGGCAATTCGTGTGA
- a CDS encoding helix-turn-helix domain-containing protein, with translation MPIVVKLDVMLATRKVRSKDLAAAVGITEQNLSLLKQGKVKGIRFATLEAICRHLDCQPGDLLAFSDDDVADAG, from the coding sequence ATGCCGATCGTCGTCAAGCTCGACGTGATGCTCGCGACCCGCAAGGTCCGCTCGAAGGACCTCGCGGCGGCCGTCGGCATCACCGAACAGAACCTGTCGCTGCTCAAGCAGGGGAAGGTCAAGGGGATTCGCTTCGCGACGCTCGAGGCGATCTGCCGCCATCTCGATTGCCAGCCCGGCGATCTGCTCGCATTCAGCGACGACGACGTCGCCGACGCGGGCTGA
- a CDS encoding MDR family MFS transporter: protein MSQAKARHPLLVWLLIVGTGFVVMARAMSLPFLAIYLHERMGLDAATIGLLLGTGALVGTFGGFFGGHLSDVLGRRKVLTGCLVVSSLSFAALHFAADAWQIFVINLFINLASSFYDPVSKATISDNLPPEQRLRAFARRYVAINIGFAIGPLLGASLGLLDKSPVFLITAAVYLLFSIAIYAITARLAVGRAPHEAAASELPLAAKLRVIGTDRRLVLFTAGSMLAIAVHGEMSVTFSQYLIGAFDDGLKMFAWLMSTNAITVVLSQPLLNRIGERRGPFTSLTLGAILLAIGAAGFANSPNMIALVVSMVVFTWGEVLLIPSEYAVLDSITPEPLRGIYYGAHSLSNVGNLLGPWLGGLVLLHYGGAAMFYGMGFIALLSLLTFAVGSQIRPAPAGRLEVQNR, encoded by the coding sequence ATGAGCCAAGCAAAGGCAAGACACCCGCTCCTCGTCTGGCTGCTGATCGTCGGCACCGGCTTCGTCGTCATGGCGCGCGCGATGAGCCTGCCGTTTCTGGCGATCTACCTGCATGAACGGATGGGGCTCGACGCGGCGACGATCGGCCTGCTGCTCGGCACGGGCGCGCTTGTCGGCACGTTCGGCGGCTTCTTCGGCGGCCATCTGTCCGACGTGCTCGGCCGGCGCAAGGTGCTGACCGGCTGCCTGGTCGTATCGAGCCTGTCGTTCGCCGCGCTTCATTTCGCGGCCGACGCGTGGCAGATCTTCGTCATCAACCTCTTCATCAATCTCGCGAGCTCGTTCTACGATCCGGTCTCGAAGGCGACCATCAGCGACAATCTGCCGCCCGAGCAGCGGCTGCGCGCATTCGCGCGGCGCTACGTGGCGATCAACATCGGCTTCGCGATCGGGCCGCTGCTCGGCGCGTCGCTCGGCCTGCTCGACAAATCCCCCGTGTTTCTCATCACGGCCGCCGTCTACCTGCTGTTCTCGATCGCGATCTACGCGATCACGGCCCGGCTCGCGGTCGGCCGCGCGCCGCACGAAGCGGCCGCCTCCGAGTTGCCGCTCGCCGCGAAGCTGCGCGTCATCGGCACCGACCGGCGCCTCGTCCTCTTCACCGCGGGCAGCATGCTCGCGATCGCCGTGCACGGCGAAATGTCGGTCACGTTCTCGCAGTACCTGATCGGCGCGTTCGACGACGGGCTCAAGATGTTCGCCTGGCTGATGAGCACGAACGCGATCACGGTCGTCTTGAGCCAGCCGTTGCTGAACCGCATCGGCGAACGGCGCGGGCCGTTCACGTCGCTCACGCTCGGCGCGATCCTGCTCGCGATCGGCGCGGCCGGCTTCGCGAATTCACCGAACATGATCGCGCTCGTCGTGTCGATGGTCGTCTTCACGTGGGGCGAAGTGCTGCTCATCCCGTCGGAATACGCGGTCCTCGACAGCATCACGCCCGAGCCGCTGCGCGGCATCTATTACGGCGCGCATTCGCTCAGCAACGTCGGCAACCTGCTCGGGCCCTGGCTTGGCGGTCTCGTGCTGCTGCACTACGGCGGCGCCGCGATGTTCTACGGCATGGGCTTCATCGCGCTGCTCAGCCTGCTCACGTTCGCCGTCGGCTCGCAGATCAGGCCCGCGCCGGCGGGCCGGCTCGAAGTCCAGAACCGCTGA
- a CDS encoding MBL fold metallo-hydrolase, whose translation MSVEGFFDPATSTISYLLLDTTSRECALIDSVLDYDPKSGRTRTASADRLLARVAELGATVRWLLETHVHADHLSAAPYLKARVGGAIAIGAQVRRVQHVFGRLFNAGAGFASDGSEFDRLLEDGDVLPLGALSIRALHTPGHTPACMTYCVDGGDERAAFVGDTLFMPDYGTARCDFPGGDARTLYRSIARVLGLPADTRLYMCHDYPPGGRDVQYVSTVAEQRRANVHVRDGVTEDDFAAMRTVRDATLDMPVLMLPSVQVNMRAGHLPEPEDNGVRYLKIPLDAI comes from the coding sequence ATGTCGGTCGAAGGCTTCTTCGACCCGGCGACCAGCACCATCAGTTACCTGCTGCTCGATACGACGAGCCGCGAATGCGCGCTGATCGACAGCGTGCTCGACTACGACCCGAAGTCGGGACGCACGCGCACCGCCAGCGCCGACCGGCTGCTCGCGCGCGTGGCCGAGCTCGGCGCGACGGTGCGCTGGCTGCTGGAGACGCACGTGCACGCCGACCACCTGTCGGCGGCGCCGTACCTGAAGGCGCGCGTCGGCGGCGCGATCGCGATCGGCGCACAAGTGCGGCGCGTGCAGCACGTGTTCGGCCGCCTGTTCAATGCGGGCGCCGGCTTCGCGAGCGACGGCAGCGAGTTCGACCGGCTGCTCGAGGACGGCGACGTGCTGCCGCTCGGCGCGTTGTCGATCCGTGCGCTGCACACGCCCGGCCACACGCCGGCGTGCATGACCTACTGCGTCGACGGCGGCGACGAACGCGCCGCGTTCGTCGGCGACACGCTGTTCATGCCCGACTACGGCACCGCGCGCTGCGACTTCCCCGGCGGCGACGCGCGCACGCTGTACCGGTCGATCGCGCGCGTGCTCGGCCTGCCCGCCGACACGCGCCTCTACATGTGCCACGACTACCCGCCCGGCGGCCGCGACGTGCAGTACGTGAGCACCGTCGCCGAACAGCGGCGCGCGAACGTGCACGTGCGCGACGGCGTGACCGAGGACGACTTCGCCGCGATGCGCACCGTGCGCGACGCAACGCTCGACATGCCGGTGCTGATGCTGCCGTCGGTGCAGGTCAACATGCGCGCCGGCCACTTGCCGGAACCGGAAGACAACGGCGTGCGCTACCTGAAGATCCCGCTCGATGCGATCTGA
- a CDS encoding sigma-54 interaction domain-containing protein, translated as MIVVDPDYRILAANGAYRRQFGVAGVEHVGRHCYRVSHHYDVPCDQAGEHCPMKQALESRGADRVLHIHHTPRGPEHVDVELRPIFDAAGDVIAYVERLTTLKSASAQPSAQGLVGGSDAFNAALGALQRVAPSLLPVLLLGESGTGKELFARALHEASARAMGPFVVVDCSGIAETLFESELFGYEKGAFTGAAARKPGLVETAQGGTLFLDEIGDVPLPMQVKLLRLIESGTFRRVGGVETLRADFRLVAATHKPLRAMIDDGRFRQDLYYRINAFPIHLPALRERHGDVALLAASILRRIANARAGAGEAGAAPYTLTDAARACLDAYAWPGNIRELRNVLERACLFADDGTIRSEHLPDEIALADAASRLPDASRAPSDDELVRVARTFRGTRRALAERVGLSERTLYRRLRALGLATRDA; from the coding sequence ATGATCGTGGTCGACCCAGACTACCGGATCCTCGCGGCGAACGGCGCGTACCGGCGGCAGTTCGGCGTCGCGGGCGTCGAGCACGTGGGCCGGCATTGCTACCGCGTGTCGCATCACTACGACGTGCCGTGCGACCAGGCGGGCGAGCACTGCCCGATGAAGCAGGCGCTCGAGTCGCGCGGCGCCGACCGCGTGCTGCACATCCATCACACGCCGCGCGGCCCCGAGCACGTCGACGTCGAGCTGCGCCCGATCTTCGATGCGGCGGGCGACGTGATCGCGTACGTCGAGCGGCTGACGACGCTGAAGAGCGCGTCCGCGCAGCCGAGCGCGCAAGGGCTCGTCGGCGGCTCGGACGCGTTCAACGCGGCGCTCGGCGCGCTGCAGCGCGTCGCGCCGTCGCTGCTGCCGGTGCTGCTGCTCGGCGAGTCGGGCACCGGCAAGGAGCTGTTCGCGCGGGCGCTGCACGAGGCGAGCGCGCGGGCGATGGGGCCGTTCGTCGTCGTCGATTGCTCGGGGATCGCCGAGACGCTGTTCGAAAGCGAGCTGTTCGGCTACGAGAAGGGCGCGTTTACGGGCGCGGCGGCGCGCAAGCCGGGCCTCGTCGAAACCGCGCAGGGCGGCACCCTGTTTCTGGACGAGATCGGCGACGTGCCGCTGCCGATGCAGGTGAAGCTGCTGCGGCTGATCGAGTCGGGCACGTTCCGGCGCGTCGGCGGCGTCGAGACGCTGCGCGCGGATTTCCGGCTGGTCGCCGCCACCCACAAGCCGCTGCGCGCGATGATCGACGACGGGCGGTTTCGGCAGGACCTCTATTACCGGATCAACGCGTTTCCGATTCACCTGCCGGCGTTGCGCGAGCGGCACGGCGACGTCGCGCTGCTGGCCGCGTCGATCCTGCGGCGCATCGCGAACGCGCGCGCCGGGGCGGGCGAGGCGGGCGCCGCGCCGTACACGCTGACCGACGCCGCGCGCGCATGCCTCGACGCCTATGCGTGGCCCGGCAACATCCGCGAATTGCGCAACGTGCTCGAACGCGCGTGCCTGTTCGCGGACGACGGCACGATCCGCAGTGAGCACCTGCCGGACGAAATCGCGCTTGCGGACGCGGCGTCGCGGCTGCCGGACGCGTCGCGCGCGCCGTCCGACGACGAACTCGTGCGCGTCGCACGCACGTTCCGCGGCACGCGGCGCGCGCTCGCCGAACGCGTCGGGCTGAGCGAGCGCACGCTGTACCGGCGGCTGCGCGCGCTCGGGCTCGCGACGCGGGACGCGTAG